A window of Salvelinus alpinus chromosome 31, SLU_Salpinus.1, whole genome shotgun sequence contains these coding sequences:
- the LOC139561769 gene encoding zinc finger protein 501-like yields the protein MSLLKYSPSAKEEGVCWTEKEALGLDIVVKEEEEDVPVKKENKEITVKEEEGEFSVKEEEDVTVNEEEKETEQDTVFGVKEEGEITVTLKEEDETGDLINTEEGPDSHSDSGESPSEEPDAETSKQARRHHCSQCGKSFTQLRGLKMHRRIHTGDTPYHCIHCGKSFRWLGSLKDHKRIHTGEKPHHCSECGKRFTRLLHLTSHQRTHTGEKPFPCSQCGKGFTQLGSLKEHERIHTGESPFPCSQCGKSFTRLRSLKGHERTHTGERPFQCSQCGKGFNRIGSLKEHERTHTGEKPFQCSQCGNRFTRLGNLKGHERIHTKPQEEEKKYHCSHCGKTFFRSEDLKTHERIERLCTDLSF from the exons ATGAGTTTACTAAAATACTCTCCATCTGCTAAAGAAGAgggggtctgctggacggagaaagaagctctggggctggaCATTGTCgtaaaagaggaggaggaggatgttccagtgaaaaaagaaaataaagaaattactgtgaaagaagaggaaggagagttcagcgtgaaagaggaggaggatgttactgtgaacgaagaggagaaagagacggaaCAGGATACCGTTTTtggagtgaaggaggagggggagataactgtcacattgaaagaggaggatgagactggagatctgattaacaccg AAGAGGGACCAGACTCTCACTCTGACAGCGGGGAGAGTCCTTCAGAGGAACCAGATGCAGAGACGTCCAAACAAGCGAGACGACACcactgttcccagtgtggaaagagttttactcagttaaGAGGCCTGAAAATGCATaggagaatacacacaggagatacACCTTACCACTGTatccactgtggaaagagttttaggtggttaggGAGCCTAAAGGACCATAAGAGAATACACACGGGAGAGAAGCCTCACCACTGCTCCGAGTGTGGAAAGCGCTTTACCCGATTACTACATCTGACATCACatcaaaggacacacacaggagaaaagcctttcccatgttcccagtgtggaaagggttttacccagttagggagcctgaaggagcatgagagaatacacacaggagaaagccCTTTCccatgctcccagtgtggaaagagttttacccgtTTAAGGAGCCTGAAGgggcatgagaggacacacacaggagaaaggcctttccaatgttcccagtgtggaaagggttttaaccGGATAGGGAGTCTGAAggagcatgagaggacacacacgggagaaaagcctttccaatgttCTCAGTGTGGAAATAGATTTACCCGGTTAGGGAACCTGAAAGGGCATGAAAGAATACATACAAAAccacaggaggaggagaagaaataCCACTGCTCTCATTGCGGAAAGACATTTTTCCGATCAGAGGACCTGAAAACacatgagagaatagagaggctgTGTACTGACTTAAGTTTTTGA